One window of the Bos indicus x Bos taurus breed Angus x Brahman F1 hybrid chromosome 8, Bos_hybrid_MaternalHap_v2.0, whole genome shotgun sequence genome contains the following:
- the LOC113897648 gene encoding chromobox protein homolog 1: MGKKQNKKKVEEVLEEEEEEYVVEKVLDRRVVKGKVEYLLKWKGFSDEDNTWEPEENLDCPDLIAEFLQSQKTAHETDKSEGGKRKADSDSEDKGEESKPKKKKEESEKPRGFARGLEPERIIGATDSSGELMFLMKWKNSDEADLVPAKEANVKCPQVVISFYEERLTWHSYPSEDDDKKDDKN; this comes from the coding sequence atggggaaaaaacaaaacaagaagaaagtggaggaggtgctagaagaagaggaagaagaatatgTGGTGGAAAAAGTTCTAGACCGTCGAGTGGTAAAGGGCAAAGTGGAGTATCTCCTAAAGTGGAAGGGGTTCTCAGATGAGGATAACACATGGGAACCAGAAGAGAACCTGGATTGCCCTGACCTCATTGCTGAGTTTCTGCAGTCACAGAAAACAGCACACGAGACAGATAAATCAGAGGGAGGCAAACGCAAAGCTGATTCTGATTCGGAAGATAAGGGGGAGGAGAGCAaaccaaagaagaagaaagaagagtcaGAAAAGCCACGAGGCTTTGCCCGGGGTTTGGAACCAGAGAGGATTATTGGAGCTACGGACTCCAGTGGAGAACTCATGTTCCTAATGAAATGGAAGAACTCTGATGAGGCTGATCTGGTCCCTGCCAAGGAAGCCAATGTCAAGTGCCCGCAGGTTGTCATATCCTTCTATGAGGAAAGGCTGACGTGGCATTCTTACCCCTCAGAGGATGATGACAAAAAAGATGATAAGAATTAA